One genomic region from Flagellimonas oceani encodes:
- a CDS encoding alpha/beta hydrolase: MRFIFFVLFYSFMLSGQAQDYIVPLWEDEVPNAKVSTLEEQLKNPNARVISKVIDPSLEVYLPSSVINTGTMVMICPGGGYGALAYDKEGTDIAKWLNGQGIAAAVLKYRLPEDESNQVPHLTPLMDAKQGIEILRSMAGQWGVDPSKVGVMGFSAGGHLASTLGTHFEEANRPDFMILIYPVVTMKKDYTHNGSRNNLLGNEPSKELVDLYSNELQVKPNTPTTFILHCEDDLVVPVENSIQFYGALKKEGVKVEMHLYPDGGHGFAMGFQHGRLATWRSLLLEWLKAI, encoded by the coding sequence ATGAGATTTATCTTTTTTGTTTTATTTTATAGTTTTATGTTGTCGGGACAAGCCCAAGATTATATTGTGCCTCTATGGGAGGATGAGGTTCCAAATGCCAAAGTGTCCACACTTGAAGAACAATTGAAAAATCCTAACGCTCGGGTAATATCCAAAGTTATTGACCCGTCTTTGGAGGTGTATTTGCCATCGTCGGTTATCAATACAGGGACTATGGTTATGATATGTCCTGGGGGAGGATATGGTGCGCTAGCATATGACAAAGAAGGAACTGATATAGCCAAGTGGTTGAATGGTCAAGGTATAGCTGCCGCTGTACTAAAATATCGTTTACCGGAAGACGAATCCAATCAAGTACCACACCTTACTCCATTAATGGATGCCAAGCAGGGAATCGAAATACTCCGCTCCATGGCTGGACAATGGGGTGTCGATCCCAGTAAGGTAGGAGTGATGGGTTTTTCTGCCGGTGGACATTTAGCATCTACGTTGGGAACCCATTTTGAGGAAGCCAACCGACCTGATTTTATGATATTGATCTACCCGGTAGTGACGATGAAAAAGGATTATACCCATAATGGTTCTAGAAACAACCTGTTGGGGAATGAACCTTCCAAAGAATTGGTGGACCTATATTCTAATGAATTACAGGTGAAACCGAATACTCCGACGACCTTTATACTGCATTGTGAGGACGATTTGGTTGTCCCCGTTGAAAATAGCATACAATTCTATGGTGCACTTAAAAAAGAGGGGGTAAAGGTGGAAATGCACCTTTATCCGGACGGTGGACATGGGTTTGCCATGGGCTTTCAACACGGTAGGCTGGCCACTTGGAGGTCATTGTTATTGGAATGGTTGAAGGCAATATGA
- a CDS encoding class II fructose-bisphosphate aldolase — translation MVVSPKVFFDDCYGVYGIAAVNVFTMEQILGLFRAGQKANAPFIVQLTPVARDYAHAKMLSAMIGAASRCYPNAVYAVHLDHGNETHAFDAIDSKEYQSVMIDASHDDFETNVTRTRSVVSRAHEHNIMVEAELGVLAGVEDDVSIAEEDSSYTKPSEVARFVKETCCDSLAVAVGTSHGAYKFSGGQGIQFHILEKIQEKLNGFPIVLHGGSAVNTEEIERINRYGGQLARGAAGVSTDELVKSIKYGVCKINIATDTRLLWARVHREFFGDEPELFDPVIPGRKYMKEYERFMLNKFDLLGATGKADRIKKRMNNKLVLNK, via the coding sequence ATGGTAGTTTCTCCTAAAGTATTTTTTGATGATTGTTATGGGGTCTATGGGATTGCAGCGGTAAATGTTTTTACCATGGAGCAAATACTCGGACTGTTCCGTGCTGGCCAAAAAGCCAATGCTCCTTTTATAGTGCAGTTGACACCTGTAGCAAGGGATTATGCCCACGCCAAAATGTTGTCTGCCATGATAGGTGCGGCTTCCAGGTGCTATCCCAACGCCGTCTATGCGGTCCATTTGGATCATGGCAATGAAACACACGCTTTTGATGCCATAGATTCAAAGGAATATCAGTCCGTTATGATAGATGCATCACACGATGACTTTGAGACAAATGTGACAAGGACTAGGTCTGTGGTGTCAAGAGCCCATGAACACAATATAATGGTAGAGGCGGAATTAGGGGTTTTGGCCGGTGTGGAAGACGATGTGTCCATTGCAGAAGAGGACTCTTCCTATACAAAACCTTCGGAGGTGGCCAGGTTTGTCAAAGAAACTTGTTGTGACAGTCTTGCTGTTGCCGTAGGCACGAGTCACGGGGCCTATAAGTTTTCTGGAGGACAGGGCATTCAATTCCATATACTTGAGAAAATCCAGGAGAAACTCAATGGATTTCCTATTGTGCTGCACGGAGGATCTGCGGTCAATACCGAAGAGATTGAAAGAATCAACAGGTATGGAGGTCAATTGGCCAGAGGAGCTGCTGGGGTATCGACAGATGAGCTTGTAAAATCCATAAAGTACGGTGTGTGTAAGATTAATATCGCTACAGATACACGATTGCTATGGGCCAGGGTGCATCGTGAATTTTTTGGGGATGAACCCGAATTGTTCGATCCAGTCATTCCCGGGAGGAAATATATGAAGGAGTATGAAAGGTTTATGCTGAACAAGTTTGATTTGCTTGGAGCCACTGGGAAAGCAGACCGTATCAAAAAAAGAATGAACAATAAATTAGTACTGAACAAATGA
- a CDS encoding LacI family DNA-binding transcriptional regulator codes for MRKGRVTLKDIAVKLNLSPSTVSRALNDHPAIGDSTKKAVKRLAEVLDYQPNPMALGLLQKKSHTIGVIVPEITSHFFSAIITGIQDVVGPTQYNIMICISNESFEEEVTLVKKLSRMRVDGILVSPASGTKSFEHFQNLQKNEIPVVVFDRDCPGLDSDKVLVDDYSGAYQAVEYLIHSGCKKIAHLGGPLNLSTTKHRMQGYLDALEKNNMPIRKEYIQHVQGFSHNDGLKPAKKLLNQTDVPDAIFAINDNIATSAMHIAKKNGLRIPEDISIVGFDDEPHSTYFSPSLSTVWQPVYSMGMLSARILLKRLKDNNVAKNFREEIFKPELVVRASSK; via the coding sequence ATGAGGAAGGGACGGGTAACCTTAAAAGATATTGCTGTTAAACTGAATTTATCGCCCTCTACGGTTTCTAGGGCACTCAATGACCATCCAGCTATTGGTGATAGCACTAAAAAGGCAGTCAAGAGGTTGGCTGAGGTTTTGGATTATCAACCCAATCCCATGGCTTTGGGGCTGCTGCAAAAAAAATCACATACCATAGGGGTCATTGTTCCAGAGATAACCAGCCACTTTTTTTCTGCAATTATTACGGGGATACAGGATGTTGTTGGGCCTACCCAATACAATATTATGATATGTATTTCCAACGAGTCTTTTGAGGAGGAAGTCACTTTGGTGAAAAAATTGTCACGCATGCGTGTGGATGGCATTTTAGTTTCTCCCGCATCCGGCACCAAGAGCTTTGAACATTTTCAAAATTTGCAAAAAAACGAAATTCCTGTTGTGGTGTTTGACAGGGACTGCCCTGGGCTGGACTCGGATAAAGTATTGGTGGATGATTATTCAGGGGCCTACCAAGCAGTAGAGTACCTGATTCATTCCGGATGTAAAAAAATTGCACACTTGGGAGGGCCGTTAAACTTGAGCACCACAAAGCACAGAATGCAAGGTTACTTGGATGCATTGGAGAAAAATAATATGCCAATCAGAAAAGAATACATACAACATGTTCAGGGTTTTTCCCATAATGACGGATTGAAGCCTGCAAAAAAACTGTTGAACCAAACTGATGTACCCGATGCCATATTTGCGATAAATGACAACATTGCGACCTCGGCCATGCACATAGCCAAAAAAAATGGACTTAGGATTCCTGAGGATATATCCATTGTCGGATTTGATGATGAACCTCATTCCACATATTTTTCCCCGTCACTATCCACAGTTTGGCAACCGGTATACAGTATGGGAATGTTGTCTGCCAGGATATTGCTGAAACGTTTGAAGGATAATAACGTAGCGAAGAACTTTCGTGAAGAAATCTTTAAGCCTGAATTGGTGGTCAGAGCTTCTTCCAAATAG